A genomic stretch from Anopheles nili chromosome X, idAnoNiliSN_F5_01, whole genome shotgun sequence includes:
- the LOC128728433 gene encoding probable nuclear transport factor 2 isoform X1, producing MALNPQYEEIGKGFVTQYYALFDDSNQRASLANLYNAELSFMTFEGQQIQGAAKILEKLQSLSFQNINRVLTAVDSQPMFDGGVLINVLGRLQCDDDPPHAYSQTFVLKPIGTSFYCAHDIFRLNIHNSA from the exons ATGGCTTTGAACCCCCAGTACGAAGAAATCGGAAAAGGATTCGTCACCCAATATTATGCGTTGTTTGATGATTCAAATCAGCGGGCTAGTTTGGCCAATTTGTACAAT GCCGAATTATCGTTCATGACATTCGAAGGACAACAAATCCAAGGCGCGGCCAAAATTTTAGAAAAACTTCAG agtTTATCGTTTCAAAATATTAACCGTGTTCTGACGGCGGTTGATTCTCAACCTATGTTTGACGGTGGCGTTCTAATTAATGTCTTAGGAAGATTGCAG TGTGATGACGACCCGCCCCACGCATACTCCCAGACCTTTGTGTTGAAACCTATCGGAACGTCGTTTTATTGTGCACACGATATTTTCCGCCTTAATATTCACAACTCCGCATAA
- the LOC128728433 gene encoding probable nuclear transport factor 2 isoform X2 has protein sequence MALNPQYEEIGKGFVTQYYALFDDSNQRASLANLYNAELSFMTFEGQQIQGAAKILEKLQSLSFQNINRVLTAVDSQPMFDGGVLINVLGRLQTDQDHPLDYTQTFVLKPMGTTFFVQHDIFRLNLHNMA, from the exons ATGGCTTTGAACCCCCAGTACGAAGAAATCGGAAAAGGATTCGTCACCCAATATTATGCGTTGTTTGATGATTCAAATCAGCGGGCTAGTTTGGCCAATTTGTACAAT GCCGAATTATCGTTCATGACATTCGAAGGACAACAAATCCAAGGCGCGGCCAAAATTTTAGAAAAACTTCAG agtTTATCGTTTCAAAATATTAACCGTGTTCTGACGGCGGTTGATTCTCAACCTATGTTTGACGGTGGCGTTCTAATTAATGTCTTAGGAAGATTGCAG ACCGACCAAGATCATCCGCTGGACTATACCCAAACCTTCGTGCTGAAACCCATGGGTACCACGTTTTTCGTGCAGCATGATATTTTTCGGCTCAATTTGCATAATATGGCgtaa
- the LOC128728918 gene encoding geminin-like, protein MNASSLINIKISEDTVSEQEKTMKTSRMTLKDVQNVVSILKENVCPGKQLAHVAAKDLPMTSIKSALKGAEPTESKRCKMLEQHSKATQTTFEQEHNLTAKKPTEGYWEKVAEKRRVALAESLDENAKLHMEIETLKETLSTSETLTSYLQGLVETMTEMLNENDAKTSNPNPENDSGIAHSLLADGNDD, encoded by the exons ATGAATGCTTCTTCGctcataaatataaaaatctCCGAGGACACCGTTTCTGAACAAGAG AAAACCATGAAAACATCGCGAATGACGCTGAAAGATGTGCAAAACGTTGTTAGTATTCTCAAGGAGAACGTTTGCCCAGGAAAACAACTTGCCCATGTTGCTGCTAAAGATTTACCAATGACTTCTATAAA GTCGGCCCTTAAGGGTGCAGAGCCAACAGAATCGAAGCGCTGTAAAATGCTAGAACAGCATTCTAAAGCGACGCAGACTACATTCGAACAAGAACATAATCTTACCGCTAAAAAGCCTACCGAAGGCTACTGGGAAAAAGTGGCCGAAAAGCGGCGAGTAGCGCTAGCAGAGTCCTTGGATGAGAACGCAAAATTGCATATGGAAATAGAAACGCTGAAGGAGACGCTATCAACCTCAGAAACTTTGACCTCATATCTACAGGGCCTTGTGGAAACGATGACTGAAATGTTAAACGAGAACGATGCCAAAACCTCCAATCCCAATCCAGAAAATGATAGTGGAATCGCTCATTCTTTACTTGCTGATGGCAATGATGATTAG
- the LOC128729237 gene encoding SUMO-conjugating enzyme UBC9-B codes for MSGIAASRLGEERKAWRKDHPYGFVARPVKNIDGSLNLMTWECAVPGKKTTPWEGGLYKLRMIFKDDYPTSPPKCKFEPPLFHPNVYPSGTVCLSLLDEEKDWRPAITIKQILLGIQDLLNEPNIKDPAQAEAYTIYCQNRMEYEKRVRAQARAMSSTD; via the exons ATGTCCGGAATTGCAGCTTCTAGATTGGGCGAGGAACGAAAAGCTTGGCGCAAAGATCATCCATAT GGCTTTGTGGCACGTCCAGTGAAAAACATAGACGGATCGCTGAATCTAATGACATGGGAATGCGCCGTTCCCGGCAAAAAGACG ACTCCGTGGGAAGGTGGGCTGTATAAGCTTCGCATGATTTTCAAAGATGACTACCCAACGAGCCCGCCGAAGTGCAAGTTCGAACCGccgcttttccatcccaatGTGTATCCTTCGGGAACCGTGTGCCTGTCGCTGCTGGACGAAGAGAAAGATTGGCGTCCCGCTAtcacaatcaaacaaattctGTTGGGCATTCAAGATCTGCTTAACGAACCCAACATTAAAGATCCTGCTCAAGCTGAGGCATATACAATTTACTG TCAAAATCGCATGGAGTACGAAAAACGCGTCCGTGCACAGGCTAGAGCCATGTCGTCGACTGACTAA